A single Aspergillus puulaauensis MK2 DNA, chromosome 7, nearly complete sequence DNA region contains:
- the ltpA gene encoding tyrosine protein phosphatase LTP1 (BUSCO:EOG09265A08;~COG:T;~EggNog:ENOG410PN7B;~InterPro:IPR023485,IPR017867,IPR036196;~PFAM:PF01451;~go_function: GO:0004725 - protein tyrosine phosphatase activity [Evidence IEA];~go_process: GO:0006470 - protein dephosphorylation [Evidence IEA]), with product MTAPNSSNGPPVTVLFVCLGNICRSPMAEGVFRNVAANHPLISNIDSAGTAAYHAGEPSDSRTMSTLRRHNIRNYSHAARKVTLEDFLNFDYLFAMDEYNLEDLLDLRNSVLSSSGKTASHVARGKGTRAATAASVAASVEAGAKVAEVRLFGDYGPGGSLHERVGGGEAVQDPYYGGANGFEEVYQQVARFSKNFLDYLEKENQN from the exons ATGACGGCACCAAATTCTTCCAATGGCCCGCCGGTCACCGTTTTGTTCGTCTGCCTTGGCAATATCT GCCGTTCTCCAATGGCAGAAGGCGTTTTTCGCAATGTTGCTGCCAACCACCCCCTAATCAGCAATATCGATTCTGCTGGCACAGCAGCATACCATGCTGGTGAACCGTCTGATTCACGCACCATGTCCACACTCCGTCGTCATAATATCCGGAATTACAGCCACGCCGCCCGGAAGGTCACTCTTGAGGACTTCCTCAATTTCGATTACTTGTTCGCCATGGACGAATATAACTTGGAAGACCTGTTGGATTTGCGTAACTCTGTCCTATCTTCGTCAGGAAAAACGGCTTCGCACGTGGCCCGTGGCAAAGGCACCAGGGCCGCAACCGCTGCTTCAGTAGCTGCTAGTGTTGAGGCTGGTGCTAAAGTTGCAGAGGTGCGTCTTTTTGGTGACTACGGACCTGGGGGTTCCTTACACGAACGAGTCGGTGGTGGAGAGGCAGTCCAGGACCCTTATTATGGCGGGGCAAATGGCTTTGAGGAGGTCTACCAGCAGGTGGCGCGATTCTCGAAAAACTTCCTCGATtacttggagaaggagaatcAGAATTAG